A region of Phalacrocorax carbo chromosome 7, bPhaCar2.1, whole genome shotgun sequence DNA encodes the following proteins:
- the LOC104052155 gene encoding probable cation-transporting ATPase 13A4, with protein sequence MGENPAKDHYAQLNQGEENEMEIFGYKTQGCRKALCVAGYILSCGALLLLFYWKPEWDVWANCIRCSLEEADIVLLRTTDEFRIYSRKTVTWISVSALIKSRSDYPATAEEDSIISKAIMKPSLQVKSIQVQKIRYVWNISAKQFQKVGALEDHHTCSAIHAKFGSGLTCNERNVRRVICGPNTIDVPVIPIWKLLIKEVLNPFYVFQLFSVCLWFAEDYMEYATAIIIMSLLSIFLTVYDLRQQSVKLHRLVESHNNVMVTVCRNKEGFQELESHHLVPGDMLVLKEDKTLLPCDAILISGQCIVNESMLTGESIPVMKTHLPQADNFKPWRMYCAEDYKKHILFCGTEVIQTKADDRGVVKAVVLRTGFNTAKGDLIRSILYPKPMNFRLYRDALRFLMCLVAFAAIGMIYTVCVFALNGEEAGEVVKKALDVITIAVPPALPAALTTGIIYTQRRLKKKGIFCISPQRINMCGQLNLICFDKTGTLTEDGLDLWGLLPCERNCFQNIHSFPVDHSLPWGPVFRAMVVCHSLFVWEGKIQGDPLDVKMFEATNWVIDDSSGHQIEGQGSTHATVVRPGPKASSAPVEGVTILHQFPFSSALQRMSVIAQEIGGEPQVFTKGAPEMVAMLCRAETVPSNFESKLLLYTAQGFRVIGLACKSLQSGKHSAGLTREQVESDLTFLGLLIMENRLKRETKPVLEELSAARIRSVMVTGDNIRTAVTVAKNAGMISPTNRVILVEAKKPPGSFSASITWKLLEENKTEDYRNLEDDIQTERRIRLALGSGQYHFAMSGKSYQIVAQHFRHLLPKLLLNGTVFARMSPGQKSSLVEEFQKLDYFVGMCGDGANDCGALKVAHAGISLSEQEASVASPFTSQTASIACVPELIREGRAALVTSFCMFKYMALYSTIQYLGVLLLYWQLNSFGNYQFLFQDLAITTVIGVTMSFTGAYPKLVPYRPPSQLISPPLLLSVVLNILFSLSMQIFGFVVVQQQPWYSKTNIHSACLSVNSHMENSSSISSLELHGIRDGAQEQMDNGYKSYENTTVWLLSTINCLIVALVFSKGKPFRQPIYRNYMFVLVLLGQLAICLFLVFADIDDLYSKMDLVCTPTTWRISIVIILAFTLAVSFLVEEAVIENRPLWLLLKKTFRYHSKSQYKRLQRVLEQDSAWPPLHETFFSDSVAISVEGSMGGHSNPTFDSNEDAL encoded by the exons GAGATTTTTGGCTACAAAACCCAAGGCTGCCGAAAGGCCTTGTGCGTTGCTGGATACATCTTGTCCTgtggggctctgctgctgctgttttactgGAAGCCAGAGTGGGATGTGTGGGCGAACTGCATCCGCTGCAGCTTGGAAGAAGCAGACATTGTTCTGCTCAGAACAACA GATGAATTTCGGATTTATTCGCGTAAGACTGTGACATGGATCTCTGTGTCTGCACTTATCAAAAGTAGATCCGATTATCCAGCCACTGCTGAAGAAGACTCAATCATCAGCAAAGCCATAATGAAGCCAAGTTTGCAA gtGAAAAGTATCCAAGTACAAAAAATCCGCTATGTCTGGAATATCTCTGCAAAACAGTTCCAGAAAGTTGG AGCCCTAGAAGACCACCACACTTGCTCAGCTATACATGCCAAATTTGGTTCTGGTCTCACCTGCAATGAACGGAATGTCAG GAGAGTTATATGTGGGCCAAACACTATTGATGTTCCAGTGATCCCTATTTGGAAACTACTCATCAAAGAG GTCTTAAATCCATTTTACGTGTTCCAGCTGTTCAGTGTATGTCTGTGGTTTGCTGAAGATTACATGGAGTATGCCACTGCCATCATAATCATGTCTCTCCTCTCGATTTTTTTGACTGTATATGATCTTAGACAG CAATCGGTTAAACTGCACAGACTGGTTGAGTCTCATAACAACGTCATGGTCACAGTCTGCAGAAATAAGGAAG GTTTCCAAGAGCTGGAATCACACCATCTTGTTCCTGGAGATATGCTGGTTTTGAAAGAGGACAAAACCCTTTTGCCTTGTGATGCCATCCTGATCAGTGGGCAGTGCATTGTAAATGAAAGCATGCTGACAG GAGAAAGTATTCCAGTAATGAAGACCCACTTACCCCAAGCTGATAACTTCAAGCCCTGGAGAATGTACTGTGCAGAGGATTACAAAAAACACATCCTTTTCTGTGGAACAGAGGTCATACAGACCAAGGCAGATGACAGAGGAGTAGTGAAAGCTGTGGTGCTGCGGACTG GTTTCAATACAGCCAAAGGGGATCTGATAAGGTCCATTCTCTACCCTAAACCCATGAACTTCAGGCTGTACAGAGATGCCCTCAGGTTCCTGATGTGCCTTGTAGCATTTGCAGCCATTGGAATGATCTACACAGTGTGTGTATTTGCACTTAATGGG gaggaggcaggagaagtGGTGAAGAAGGCTTTGGACGTTATCACTATTGCTGTCCCCCCAGCTCTTCCAGCTGCCTTGACAACAGGGATCATTTATACCCAGCGGAGGCTGAAGAAAAAGGGCATCTTCTGCATCAGCCCACAGAGGATCAACATGTGTGGACAGCTGAACCTCATCTGCTTTGACAAA ACTGGCACCTTAACAGAAGATGGCCTGGATCTTTGGGGCTTGCTGCCCTGTGAAAGAAACTG CTTCCAGAACATTCACAGCTTCCCTGTGGACCACAGCCTACCTTGGGGCCCAGTGTTCAGAGCAATGGTGGTTTGTCATTCACTATTTGTTTGGGAGGGCAAGATCCAAGGAGACCCACTGGATGTGAAGATGTTTGAGGCCACTAACTGG GTGATAGATGATTCCAGTGGACACCAGATTGAAGGTCAAGGATCCACACATGCCACAGTTGTTAGACCTGGGCCTAAAGCCAGCAGT GCCCCAGTGGAAGGAGTTACCATTTTACAtcagtttccattttcttcagctttgcagagaatGTCTGTCATTGCTCAGGAAATTGGTGGGGAACCACAGGTCTTCACAAAAGGGGCTCCAGAAATGGTAGCCATGTTATGTAGAGCAGAAACAG TCCCATCAAACTTTGAAAGCAAGCTTCTGCTCTACACAGCGCAGGGCTTTAGGGTCATCGGACTGGCATGTAAATCTCTACAGTCAGGGAAGCATTCTGCTGGTCTAACAAG GGAGCAGGTAGAATCTGATCTGACATTCCTGGGTCTGCTGATAATGGAGAATAGATTAAAGAGGGAGACAAAACCTGTCCTGGAAGAGCTCAGTGCTGCCCGCATCAGGAGTGTTATGGTCACAG GTGACAACATTCGGACAGCTGTAACTGTTGCCAAAAATGCTGGGATGATTTCTCCAACGAACAGAGTGATTCTTGTGGAAGCGAAAAAACCACCTGGATCTTTTTCGGCATCTATTACCTGGAAACtactagaagaaaacaaaactgaagattACAGAAACCTG GAGGATGACATTCAGACTGAACGAAGAATCAGGCTAGCATTGGGATCAGGCCAGTATCATTTTGCCATGAGTGGAAAATCTTACCAAATTGTGGCACAGCATTTCCGTCACTTACTTCCAAAG CTCCTGCTGAATGGAACAGTTTTTGCTAGAATGTCTCCTGGTCAGAAATCCAGCCTTGTAGAAGAGTTTCAAAAGCTGGA ttACTTTGTGGGCATGTGTGGAGATGGAGCCAACGACTGCGGG GCTTTGAAAGTGGCGCATGCAGGGATATCACTGTCGGAGCAGGAGGCGTCTGTGGCTTCACCTTTCACATCCCAAACCGCCAGCATAGCATGTGTGCCAGAGCTGATCAG GGAAGGCCGTGCTGCCCTCGTCACTTCCTTCTGCATGTTCAAGTACATGGCACTGTACAGCACCATTCAGTACCTTGGTGTTCTCCTACTGTACTGG CAACTAAACTCCTTTGGGAATTACCAGTTTTTGTTCCAAGATCTGGCTATTACCACTGTAATTGGTGTGACAA TGAGTTTCACAGGTGCCTATCCAAAGCTGGTTCCCTACAGGCCTCCTAGCCAACTCATCTCGCCCCCGTTGCTGCTCTCTGTTGTCCTTAACATCCTCTTCAGCCTCAGCATGCAGATCTTTGGGTTTGTGGTGGTCCAGCAGCAGCCTTGGTATTCCAAGACCAATATACACAG CGCCTGCCTTTCAGTGAACAGCCACATGGAGAATTCTTCATCTATTTCCAGCCTGGAGCTCCATGGGATAAGAGATGGAGCCCAAGAGCAAATGGACAATGGCTACAAGAGCTATGAAAACACCACAGTGTGGCTGCTAAGTACCATCAACTGCCTCATCGTAGCGCTAGTGTTTTCCAAGGGAAAGCCTTTCAGGCAACCTATCTATAGAAACT ATATGTTCGTACTGGTGCTGTTAGGGCAGCTGGCCATTTGCCTCTTCCTGGTGTTTGCTGATATCGATGATCTCTACTCTAAGATGGAT cTTGTTTGCACCCCTACCACGTGGCGGATATCCATAGTGATAATTCTTGCATTCACACTTGCTGTGTCCTTCCTTGTCGAG GAGGCTGTCATCGAGAACAGACCTTTatggctgctgctgaaaaagaCCTTCCGGTACCACTCAAAGAGCCAGTACAAGAGGCTGCAGCGAGTGTTAGAGCAGGACTCAGCCTGGCCACCTCTGCATGAAACCTTCTTCTCAGATTCTGTGGCAATATCAGTAGAGGGAAGTATGGGAGGTCATAGCAATCCGACATTTGACAGCAATGAGGACGCACTCTGA